The following are encoded in a window of Deltaproteobacteria bacterium genomic DNA:
- a CDS encoding NADH-quinone oxidoreductase subunit I, with amino-acid sequence MGLREYMNDILEAVVTTAKGMRITARYGVDPKEEVTLQYPEERWEVPERFRGFLHNDVKKCTACTMCVKVCPVDCISLESVRGADKKMVLASYDINIGRCMYCGLCVEVCPPKSLTHTGGYEKASTDRGELILHFIEEDAAEVKARVARQVAEAAAKAAEAAKAAEAAKAAEAPEAADPSSEAGKAAGGDPKPAKEEPKE; translated from the coding sequence ATGGGACTGAGGGAATACATGAACGACATCCTGGAGGCCGTGGTCACCACGGCGAAGGGGATGCGGATCACCGCCCGGTACGGCGTCGACCCGAAGGAGGAGGTCACGCTCCAGTATCCCGAGGAGCGGTGGGAAGTCCCCGAGCGGTTCCGCGGGTTCCTCCACAACGACGTGAAGAAGTGCACCGCCTGCACCATGTGCGTGAAGGTCTGTCCCGTCGACTGCATCTCGCTCGAATCGGTGCGGGGGGCGGACAAGAAGATGGTGCTGGCGTCCTACGACATCAACATCGGGCGGTGCATGTACTGCGGGCTGTGCGTCGAGGTGTGCCCGCCGAAGTCGCTCACGCACACCGGCGGATACGAGAAGGCGTCGACGGACCGCGGCGAGCTGATCCTCCACTTCATCGAGGAGGACGCGGCGGAGGTGAAGGCCCGGGTGGCGCGCCAGGTGGCCGAGGCCGCCGCGAAGGCCGCCGAAGCCGCGAAGGCCGCGGAAGCCGCCAAGGCCGCAGAGGCGCCCGAGGCTGCGGACCCGTCCTCCGAAGCCG